The Rhodospirillaceae bacterium genome includes the window GATTACCTACACGTGCATCCGGGCCATACAAAATCATGGAAGTCTGTGGTGGCCATACCCACACCATATTCCGCCACGGGATTGAGAACATGCTACCAGATACCATTGAACTCGTGCATGGACCGGGATGCCCGGTCTGCGTGCTTCCGGTAGGTCGCGTTGATGATGCGATTTCCATCGCCGAGCGCCCAGAAGTTATTTTCACGACTTTTGGAGACACCATGCGCGTCCCCGGTTCGAAGAAAAGTTTATTGGAGGCCAAGGCGGAAGGTGCTGACGTGCGGATTGTCTATTCGCCCTTGGATGCATTTGAAATTGCGCGCAAGAACCCGGACCGTGAAGTGGTCTTTTTCTCTCTCGGATTCGAGACAACTGCGCCAAGTTCTGCATTGACAGTTTTGCAAGCGAAGTCCGAAGGCATCAAAAACTTTGGCCTTTTTTGCAACCACATCACAGTTATACCTGCCATGCAGGCGATTTTAGATTCCCCAGGATTGGACATAGAGGGATTCCTTTGCCCTGGCCATGTCAGCATGGTTATTGGTGCGGCGGCTTATGAGGAAATCGCGCGCACGTACGCGAAGCCAATGGTCGTTTCGGGATTTGAGCCTTTGGATATTCTACAATCCATCTGGATGGTTGTGCAGCAACTCGTCGATGGCCGCGTCGATGTCGAAAATCAATATAAGCGTGTTGCCTTAGAAGACGGCAATCGGGCTGCCATGGATGCGATCGAGAAAGTTTTCGAGCCGCGCGCGTTTTTCGAATGGCGAGGGTTGGGGTCTCTGGACGATTCAGGGCTGAAGCTTCGGGCGGCCTATCAGGACTTTGACGCAGAGCGTAAATTCCCCGTGCCGGAATTAAGCGTTGCAGACCCCAAGGCGTGTGAGTGTGGCGAGGTGCTTAAGGGTGTCTTGAAACCCTGGGAATGCAAAGTTTTTGGGACCGCTTGTACGCCGGAAACGCCGATTGGCGCATGTATGGTGTCATCCGAAGGAGCATGCGCTGCTTATTATAGATATGGTCGCTTGTCGCCTCCTGACAGTGAAACGCCGCAGGCTAGACGCGCGTGAACGAGGTGGGCATTCACAATGAGTGAGGACCATCGTGGCGCGGCTTCAAGCCACCCCATCCTTAGTAAAATAGAAAATATGCGGCGCCGACGCGGTAAGGTGAGGGGCGATACCATTACGCTTGCTCACGGTGGCGGCGGCAAGGCCATGCGTGACCTCATCGAAGACGTATTCCTGGGCGCATTCGGCAATCCGATCCTTGATCGTCTTGAAGATCAGGCGGCGATCCCATTGGAGGCCATAATCTCCGATGGTTCCCGTCTCGCGTTCACAACAGATTCCTATGTCGTCGATCCGGTGTTTTTTCCGGGCGGTGATATCGGAACCCTGGCGGTAAACGGTACGGTCAACGATTTAGCCGTTGGCGGTGCGCGTCCACTTTATCTGTCTTCTTCATTTATCATCGAAGAAGGATTTTTAGTTTCCGATCTCCGACGAATCGCCAAAAGTATGCATGCGGCGGCCGAAATTGCAGGAGTGAGTATTGTAACAGGCGATACCAAAGTTGTGCATCGAGGTGCTGCCGACAAAGTATTTATTAACACGGCAGGGATCGGAATCGTCGAAAAAGACATGCGCATTCAGGCGGATGCCGCCAAGCCGGGGGATGCTATAATTATCAATGGAACACTTGGCGATCACGGCATCGCAATTCTTGGCGCACGCGGCGAGTTGGCGCTAGACATAGATATCATCAGCGACTGCCGGTCTCTGAATGGAATGATCGCGGGCGTGCTCGATATTGCTCCTGGCGTTCACTGCATGCGCGACCTGACGCGCGGTGGACTTGGGATGGTGCTAAATGAATTTGCCTTGGCGTCAGAAGTTGGAATTCGTATTGAAGAAGGCAAGATTCCGTTCCATCCGGCTGTCGAGGGAACCTGCGAGATATTGGGATTTGATCCACTTTATTTGGCCAATGAGGGAAAGCTCGTTGCCATCGTGCCCGCAGATGCAGCAGACGATGTGATTGCGGCAATGCGCCGAGACGAGGCGGGGGAAGGGGCCGTACAAATTGGCCGGGTTGTTGAAGAACCTGCCGGTATGGTTGTAATGGAAACAAATCTTGGCGGTGAACGTGTGGTGGATATGCCTGCCGGCGAGCAATTGCCGCGCATCTGTTAACGCGAATTAGTCGAGGTTTGAAATTAGAGTTGGGAATTTTGAGGCAGGACGTTAGGATAGATACATTCTTGGCATCTAGCGGCACTTTTTGGAGGCTTGAACATGAAAATAGCGACGGTCGGCAAAGGCGGCTCGGGTAAAACCACGTTAGCCGGAACATTAGCCCGAATAATGGCACGCGACAGCGGCACGTTGTTGGCGATAGATGGAGACCATAATCCGAATCTTGCGCTGACTCTTGGAATTCGCCGTCAAGATTCGGACCAGATTAATTACATTCCGCCGACTCTCATGAAACGAACGCCCAATCCGGACGGTCCAGATTTCCTCTCGTTGACCATGAGCGAGGATGACGTGATGCGTACGTATGCGGCGACGGCACCCGATGGCGTCAAATTAATTGTCATGGGGAGGCCATTGCACGGTAGCGCCGGCAGTGGCTGAATGTGCGCATCACACAGGGCGGTCCGTGGATTGATTGCCGAAATGACGAGCTACGGTCAGCATACCGTAACAGATATGGAAGCCGGACTGGAGCACCTAAAAAGGGGTACGGCGCAGAACGTAGACGTTATGCTGGTGGTGGCGGAGCCCTATTATCGTTCGCTTGAGGCCGCCGCTAGGACTTGTGAGCTAACCGACGAGTTGGGAATCCCGCACACGTTTGTTGTCGCCAACAAGGTTCAGAGCGACGCCGACCAAGAGGCAATTACTTCCTTTTGCAACGGGCACGGTCTACCAATTTTAGGGACTGTTCCTTATGAAGAGCAGTTCATGGAAGCCGAGCGCGCGGAAAGTAGTCCGTTCGACTATGCGCCCGATTGCGCCGGAATGCGGCAAATCGAAGATATCGTACAGAAACTGTATGCGCTTGAAATTTCGCCTAGGGTCGATGTCCAAGCTCATAAAAAATGCCTCGTGTCGAATTCGGGAGAACCGAACAAACCATCATAGATCGATGCTAATTTGAATTTGGAAGACTTCCTCTGAAGGATGGTTCTCAAGTCGATGTCTTGATCGTGTCTGCTGCGTGGTCACGAGAGGGGGCAGAGACAGGAGATTGTTCTCCGGCACCGCTGTCCTCCGCCCGACGCACCAATGTTTTTATGTCTAGACCATAGTACCAAATCGCGCTTGCCCCCGTTACCGCGACGGTCAGAAAGCTGAAACCTTTAAGCACGAATACCATGGCAAGCGCGGTTTCTGC containing:
- a CDS encoding AAA family ATPase, whose amino-acid sequence is MKIATVGKGGSGKTTLAGTLARIMARDSGTLLAIDGDHNPNLALTLGIRRQDSDQINYIPPTLMKRTPNPDGPDFLSLTMSEDDVMRTYAATAPDGVKLIVMGRPLHGSAGSG
- the hypE gene encoding hydrogenase expression/formation protein HypE produces the protein MSEDHRGAASSHPILSKIENMRRRRGKVRGDTITLAHGGGGKAMRDLIEDVFLGAFGNPILDRLEDQAAIPLEAIISDGSRLAFTTDSYVVDPVFFPGGDIGTLAVNGTVNDLAVGGARPLYLSSSFIIEEGFLVSDLRRIAKSMHAAAEIAGVSIVTGDTKVVHRGAADKVFINTAGIGIVEKDMRIQADAAKPGDAIIINGTLGDHGIAILGARGELALDIDIISDCRSLNGMIAGVLDIAPGVHCMRDLTRGGLGMVLNEFALASEVGIRIEEGKIPFHPAVEGTCEILGFDPLYLANEGKLVAIVPADAADDVIAAMRRDEAGEGAVQIGRVVEEPAGMVVMETNLGGERVVDMPAGEQLPRIC
- the hypD gene encoding hydrogenase formation protein HypD, whose product is MKYVDDFRDPDGAKALIRQIHDSASRLPTRASGPYKIMEVCGGHTHTIFRHGIENMLPDTIELVHGPGCPVCVLPVGRVDDAISIAERPEVIFTTFGDTMRVPGSKKSLLEAKAEGADVRIVYSPLDAFEIARKNPDREVVFFSLGFETTAPSSALTVLQAKSEGIKNFGLFCNHITVIPAMQAILDSPGLDIEGFLCPGHVSMVIGAAAYEEIARTYAKPMVVSGFEPLDILQSIWMVVQQLVDGRVDVENQYKRVALEDGNRAAMDAIEKVFEPRAFFEWRGLGSLDDSGLKLRAAYQDFDAERKFPVPELSVADPKACECGEVLKGVLKPWECKVFGTACTPETPIGACMVSSEGACAAYYRYGRLSPPDSETPQARRA